The following is a genomic window from Sphingobacterium spiritivorum.
TCAATGCTTCATCATAATTTTCTTTCTGTTGTTGAACCGTTAATTGTCGAGCTAATATTTTATCCAATAAGTCTAAAACTAATTTTCGTCTTGCTACATAATGCGTTAAAGTTTTTTTGTTTTGCATAGGAATAGCTTTAACAAGCCTGCCAATTTCTTTTTCTAATTCTTCTTCATAATTCGGACTGCGAGTATCAAGTTTATCCAAGTTGTCTATTGATTCCTTAATTTCAGCATCTATTGAAGCTGATTTTTTTGCTTCTGCTTCATAGAATTTTTTTAGAATGTCACTTTGACTGTCATTAATAGATATACTAATATTTTTAGCTGTTTCGTCGTCCAACAAAAACATTTCCTTCAGTTTTGCAAAGTCTTCTTGGTGTTTTTGTTTCACTTCTTCAATTTCAGGATACATTGTATCAATGGTTTTATTTACTTCTTCCTGAATATCTTCAATTAGTATTTCTTCCTGATTAGCAAACAGGTCTTTTTCAAAAGAATCTTTGCTTGGAATGTTCAAAACACCTCTTAAATTGCTATCTCTTTCATCAATATAATTGCTTGAAACCAAGAACAAATATTTGTTTCCTTTTACATTGTCATTCCCTGCAAGACTTTCGAGGTTTACTTCTGATTCTTCAATAACTTCTCCTTTTGAAACCAAATTGAGTTTATTTTCTCGTAAAATACTCTTTGAAATTTTAAAAGCATCAATTACAAAACCCTCTGTCTTGTCAATTTTTTCGATTCCGCTATTTCCTTTTTTAGAATATTGAAGTTTTATAGATTGTGTTTTATCTATATTTGGAATGTCCGTTTGTGAAATAGTGGATTCACTTTTTAGTTCAGATTGCACATAAAATTCAATCTTTATCTTTGGTAATTTCCCCTTGTTGTAACAGAAATAATGAATATATCTTTCAAGTAATTTTCCTTTTAGCGTTTGTTCGTTTAAATCATTATAAACGCCACTATTTTCTAATAGGGTGCTAAAAGAAACAATGGTTTCGGTATTGGAAATATCCGTTTCTTTACAATGTCTGTGT
Proteins encoded in this region:
- a CDS encoding ATP-binding protein; protein product: MLYQDKQFIKAQDLSFVGVLHDIKKSKTALQPVFECLTNALEAIKIKQKSNTDYKGEILIKIYATETTVQSTEFSSLSITDNGIGFNDEEFKRFNTFKLTDKGFKNLGSGRIQYVHYFDNTTVKSVFEKDGKYFEREFVVSKKENFLKENAIVKHRHCKETDISNTETIVSFSTLLENSGVYNDLNEQTLKGKLLERYIHYFCYNKGKLPKIKIEFYVQSELKSESTISQTDIPNIDKTQSIKLQYSKKGNSGIEKIDKTEGFVIDAFKISKSILRENKLNLVSKGEVIEESEVNLESLAGNDNVKGNKYLFLVSSNYIDERDSNLRGVLNIPSKDSFEKDLFANQEEILIEDIQEEVNKTIDTMYPEIEEVKQKHQEDFAKLKEMFLLDDETAKNISISINDSQSDILKKFYEAEAKKSASIDAEIKESIDNLDKLDTRSPNYEEELEKEIGRLVKAIPMQNKKTLTHYVARRKLVLDLLDKILARQLTVQQQKENYDEALIHNLLFQKGSTNTANSDLWIINEDFIYFKGSSEKQLSKLEIDGEKVFKDKFSEEEERYLTSLGENRKIKRPDVLLFPEEGKCIIIEFKAPHVNASDHLTQIDRYANLIRNYTEDKFQITTFYGYLLGESIEPRDVLGTVSRYEHSYQFDYLYRPSENVIGFDGRTNGSIYTEVIKYSTLLERAKQRNKIFIDKLK